Proteins encoded within one genomic window of Haematobia irritans isolate KBUSLIRL chromosome 5, ASM5000362v1, whole genome shotgun sequence:
- the LOC142238749 gene encoding putative inorganic phosphate cotransporter has translation MTMDVNKGPKLGMRHMQAFLIFSNIVVVYISRLNIGVAVVAMTHAATTNPDFPEYDWNEKEVSYVLSSFYWGYVLTQFLGGALCKRFGAKTIIGWSTFSTALLSAITPWSISWGGWQAFCIIRAVQGLFQGTIFPCIHTHLAKWSPLEERTRLGALSFTGIDCGSVLSLGIGGIIAEGPMGWPGISYISGGLCFLWCIFWYIYSADNVRMSQFATEAEKTYIESSMDRSDDFHKKHIPTPWKAIFLSLPFNAFMIARCGEAWGLSILQVQIPLYMNSVLQMNIKANALFTALPFLVMFIFSYIFVFIADLFQRKQILSLWTIRRTFNTIAFCTPAIGLTAIGFLDVPHKSWALVIMAVCGGVNSGQTIGSVLNTIDLSANHAGMLMGIVNTAQNFMPLITPIIVGYVVTDEHNRSQWQIVFIMAAAVFFFSNLFYILCGTSTTQPWDAEDFLQPKDPEIRKHPYGKTRKFYRTTGSIEITKVG, from the exons ATGACCATGGATGTAAATAAAG GTCCCAAATTGGGCATGCGTCATATGCAAGCCTTTTTGATATTCTCCAATATTGTAGTTGTCTACATTAGCCGTTTGAATATTGGTGTAGCAGTAGTGGCCATGACACATGCAGCAACGACAAATCCAGATTTTCCG gaATATGATTGGAACGAAAAGGAAGTCTCCTACGTTCTTTCCAGTTTCTATTGGGGTTATGTCTTGACACAATTTCTGGGAGGGGCATTGTGTAAACGTTTTGGTGCTAAAACCATTATTGGATGGTCAACCTTCAGCACAGCACTTCTCAGTGCTATAACACCATGGTCTATAAGTTGGGGTGGATGGCAAGCTTTTTGTATTATTCGAGCAGTACAGGGTCTCTTCCAAGGCACCATCTTTCCTTGTATTCACACCCATTTGGCAAAATGGTCACCTCTAGAGGAGCGTACACGATTGGGTGCTTTAAGTTTTACTGGTATCGATTGCGGAAGTGTTTTATCCCTGGGCATTGGTGGTATAATTGCAGAGGGGCCAATGGGTTGGCCAGGTATTTCATATATCTCGGGAGGCCTATGTTTTTTATGGTGTATATTCTGGTACATATATTCAGCAGATAATGTAAGAATGTCACAATTTGCCACAGAAGCTGAAAAAACGTACATCGAATCATCTATGGATCGTTCAGATgattttcacaaaaaacataTTCCCACACCCTGGAAGGCGATATTTCTATCTTTGCCATTTAATGCCTTCATGATTGCACGTTGTGGTGAAGCTTGGGGCCTCTCCATATTACAAGTTCAAATTCCTTTGTACATGAATTCTGTCCTCCAGATGAATATAAAGGCGAATGCTTTATTCACGGCCCTACCATTCCTGGTGATGTTTATCTTCTCGtatatctttgtttttatagccgatttgtTTCAACGTAAACAAATCCTATCATTGTGGACCATACGTAGAACTTTCAATACTATAGCGTTTTGCACACCAGCCATTGGATTGACGGCTATAGGATTTTTGGATGTTCCACATAAATCATGGGCCCTGGTTATAATGGCAGTATGTGGAGGTGTGAATAGTGGTCAAACTATAGGAAGTGTTTTGAATACCATCGATCTTTCGGCCAATCATGCTGGCATGTTAATGGGTATTGTCAATacagctcaaaattttatgcccctAATTACACCAATCATAGTGGGATATGTGGTCACAGATGAG CACAATCGTTCCCAATGGCAAATTGTTTTCATAATGGCAGCTGCCGTATTCTTCTTTTCCAacttattttacattttatgtGGAACATCTACGACTCAACCATGGGATGCTGAAGATTTTCTACAACCTAAAGATCCAGAAATCAGAAAACACCCTTATGGAAAaactaggaaattttatcggacaacaggttctatagaaataacaaaagtcGGATAG